Proteins encoded in a region of the Planococcus citri chromosome 1, ihPlaCitr1.1, whole genome shotgun sequence genome:
- the Ndae1 gene encoding sodium bicarbonate cotransporter 3 isoform X2 has product MDNPTLEDAPRDPRAYQAFRQGYTEQDFEGHRARSVFSGFHVPSNQKRHRRHHRRVHTKNKNDSEDCERAITPPAQRVQFILGEDAENCSHEPHPLFTEMEELVRDETGMEWKETARWIKFEEDVEEGGNRWSKPHVATLSLHALFELRSFILNGTVILDADAHSLEEVTDLMLDNMIGCSVIPFDCKDKIKETLLQRHRHQHERRKDNNMSKLPIIRSLAEIGKSHSSSKMEETHSAPTLVPVQSLGRFLTPAPTDFQSRRSSTWHGRRKTIKGAISTTENEKTGYVGMPRIQSYGDLNPDHKGNTHFMRKIPAGAEASSILVGQVDFLEKPVSAFVRLSEAVFLSDLTEVPIPSRFIFILLGPTGLDYHEVGRSMATLMSDEIFHEVAYKARNRNHLLAAIDEFLDAVTVLPPGEWDPSIRIEPPAAIPQDVRKRHSEKIKEDLDTEVDEQKLREESGLSRTGVLFGGLINDVKRKLPWYKSDFTDALALQCVASWIFLYFACLSPIITFGGLLSDATHKNMAAMESLVSGFVCGIGYGLFSGQPLTILGSTGPVLVFEQIVYDFCADRKWNYLSFRLWIGLWVGCILMILVAADASAFVCYITRFTEENFATLIAFIFIYKAIENVATIGKRYPINSNHRDHTAECLCFPPEDSQYLPDITESVNWTSLDKDACKSWNGTWSGQACDPATYVPDVFLMSIILFFGTFLISVQLKDFKNALFFSSKTRQFISDFAVIIAIFSMSIMDYVVGVKTPKLEVPREFKPTSPTRGWIVPPFNSNPIWTAPIAILPALLGTILIFMDQQITAVIVNRKENKLKKGCGYHLDLFVLSILIIICSVMGIPWFVAATVLSINHVNSLKLESECAAPGEKPQFLGVREQRVTHVLIFTMIGLSVLITPLLRHIPMPVLYGVFLYMGVASLKGLQFFDRILIIFMPAKYQPDHMFLRQVPLKRVHLFTIIQLICLIILWVIKSVKSTSILFPLMLVVMIALRKALDWVFTQRELKILDDIMPETIKRTEEELRLGDAEEKPIDFAPSSGNLQIPLVNGNIMKIPLSSINISEEVNKTGIWKQVNYENGKNDRKNAPSTVTISKTQKKSYYKKDVICEDEKHQLSTMTEEEEDEGLTIKVGTIPPTPPNISPTRH; this is encoded by the exons ATGGACAATCCTACCCTAGAGGATGCTCCCAGAGATCCTCGAGCGTATCAAGCTTTCCGTCAAGGATACACCGAGCAAGACTTCGAAG GGCACAGGGCACGTTCTGTATTCAGCGGATTCCATGTTCCTAGTAACCAGAAACGTCATCGTAGGCATCATCGTCGAGTACACACGAAGAATAAAAATGATTCGGAGGATTGCGAAAGAGCTA TCACACCACCCGCTCAACGTGTACAGTTCATCTTGGGCGAAGATGCTGAAAACTGTTCTCACGAACCACACCCCCTTTTCACCGAAATGGAAGAATTGGTGCGCGATGAAACTGGCATGGAATGGAAAGAAACAGCGAG ATGGATTAAATTCGAAGAAGATGTGGAAGAAGGAGGAAACCGGTGGTCTAAGCCACATGTAGCTACGTTATCATTGCACGCGTTATTCGAACTACGTAGCTTTATTCTGAATGGTACTGTAATTTTGGACGCTGATGCCCATTCCTTGGAGGAGGTTACTGATCTCATGTTGGATAATATGATTGGCTGTTCGGTCATACCTTTCGACTGCAAGGATAAG attaaaGAAACTTTATTGCAAAGGCATAGGCATCAGCATGAGAGAAGAAAAGATAATAATATGTCTAAGTTACCCATTATACGCTCGTTGGCTGAAATTGGCAAAAGCCATTCATCATCGAAGA TGGAAGAGACTCATTCAGCTCCTACACTGGTGCCTGTTCAAAGTCTCGGAAGATTTTTAACACCTGCGCCTACTG ATTTTCAAAGTAGGAGAAGTAGTACGTGGCATGGTAGAAGAAAGACCATAAAAG GTGCAATTAGTACTacagaaaatgagaaaacagGATACGTTGGAATGCCTAGAATACAAAGTTATGGCGATTTGAATCCTGATCATAAA GGAAATACGCATTTCATGCGTAAAATTCCTGCTGGTGCTGAAGCGTCGAGTATTTTAGTTGGACAGGTTGATTTCTTGGAGAAACCAGTTTCTGCATTTGTTAGACTTTCGGAAGCGGTGTTTCTGAGTGATTTGACGGAAGTGCCTATTccgtctcgttttatttttatattgttAGGTCCTACA GGGCTAGATTATCATGAAGTTGGTCGATCTATGGCCACGTTAATGTCAGATGAGATATTTCACGAGGTAGCTTATAAAGCTCGGAATCGTAATCATTTACTTGCGGCtatcgatgaatttttagatGCTGTGACTGTACTTCCTCCTGGGGAATGGGATCCGTCCATTAGAATCGAACCGCCAGCTGCTATTCCTCAG gATGTTAGAAAAAGACATTCGGAAAAGATAAAAGAAGATTTAGATACAGAAGTTGATGAACAAAAATTACGTGAGGAATCAGGCTTGTCCAGGACAGGGGTATTGTTTGGTGGATTAATCAATGACGTTAAAAGAAAACTACCTTG gtATAAATCGGATTTTACGGATGCTTTAGCTTTACAATGCGTCGCCTCttggatatttttatatttcgcTTGTCTTTCGCCAATTATAACTTTTGGAGGCTTATTAAGTGATGCCACGCATAAAAACATGGCTGCAATGGAATCCCTGGTGTCTGGATTCGTTTGTGGCATCGGTTATGGATTGTTTTCCGGCCAGCCATTGACTATTTTAGGTTCTACTGGACCTGTCTTggtttttgaacaaattgtaTACGATTTCTGCGC AGATCGAAAATGGAATTATTTATCATTCAGGTTATGGATCGGTTTATGGGTCGGTtgcattttaatgattttagtaGCTGCTGATGCGAGCGCATTTGTTTGTTATATTACAAGGTTTACCGAAGAAAATTTCGCCACACTTattgcatttatttttatttataag GCTATAGAAAATGTCGCCACAATTGGTAAAAGATATCCTATAAATTCGAATCATCGTGATCACACAGCAGAATGCCTTTGTTTTCCACCCGAAGATTCTCAGTATTTACCTGATATTACGGAATCGGTCAATTGGACATCTCTAGATAAAGATGCTTGTAAATCTTGGAACGGTACGTGGTCTGGGCAAGCTTGTGATCCAGCTACATACGTCCCTGATGTCTTCCTGATGTCGATAATTTTATTCTTCGGGACGTTTCTAATTTCTGTCCAACTGAAGGATTTTAAAAACGCcttatttttctcttcaaag ACTCGACAATTCATTAGCGATTTCGCTGTCATCATTGCTATATTCAGTATGTCTATAATGGACTACGTTGTAGGCGTTAAAACCCCTAAATTAGAG gTTCCTCGAGAATTTAAACCTACCTCACCGACTCGTGGCTGGATTGTACCTCCTTTTAATTCTAATCCTATATGGACAGCTCCGATTGCCATACTTCCCGCACTTCTCGGGACAATATTAATATTCATGGATCAGCAAATTACCGCTGTCATTGTGAATAGAAAGGAGAATAAATTAAAA AAAGGCTGTGGATATCATTTAGATTTATTTGTATTATCGATTCTGATAATAATATGCTCCGTGATGGGAATCCCTTGGTTTGTGGCTGCTACTGTATTATCGATTAATCACGTAAATTCGCTGAAATTGGAATCCGAATGCGCAGCTCCTGGAGAAAAGCCTCAATTTTTAGGCGTTCG AGAGCAAAGAGTAACCCATGTACTGATATTTACCATGATTGGTTTATCTGTCTTGATAACTCCACTTTTACGTCATATTCCGATGCCTGTGTTATATGGAGTGTTTTTGTACATGGGAGTGGCTTCGCTTAAAGGCTTGCAATTCTTCGATCGAATTTTAATCATATTTATGCCGGCGAAATATCAACCTGACCATATGTTCCTAAGACAG GTGCCACTGAAAAGAGTTCATTTATTTACCATTATTCAGTTGATCTGTCTAATTATTTTATGGGTGATTAAATCGGTTAAATCAACGTCAATTCTATTTCCTTTAATG TTAGTTGTAATGATAGCATTAAGGAAAGCGTTGGATTGGGTGTTTACTCAAagagaattgaaaatattagaTGATATAATGCCTGAAACGATTAAACGAACTGAAGAAGAACTACGTTTAGGAGATGCT GAAGAAAAACCAATAGATTTCGCTCCATCTTCGGGAAACCTTCAGATACCTTTGGTAAACggaaatatcatgaaaattcCCCTATCATCGATAAATATCTCGGAAGAGGTAAATAAAACTGGTATTTGGAAACAGGTGAATTAcgagaatggaaaaaatgatcGCAAAAATGCCCCCAGCACAGTAACAAt ATCAAAAACGCAGAAAAAATCTTATTATAAGAAGGATGTAATTTGCGAAGACGAAAAACACCAACTTTCTACAATGACTGAAGAAGAGGAAGACGAAGGCTTAACAATAAAGGTGGGGACTATCCCCCCTACACCTCCTAACATCAGTCCCACACGGCATTAG